In Crinalium epipsammum PCC 9333, the genomic window ATCTTCACCGGAAAGTAGAGAGCTTGCAGCACTCTTCAAACCACGAACACCTTCGATAACTCCATCAACTGGTGTACCCAAGGACTTGTACATCTCACGAACGCCAACAACACCAATCTCTTCAATTGGGGTGACATCGCCAGCTACAACTCCGTAGGTGATCAGACGTAGGTAGTAATCTAAGTCACGCAGGCAGGTAGCGGTCATTTCTTCGCCGTAAGCGTTTCCACCAGGAGAAACAACGTCAGGACGCTTTTGGAACAGTTGGTCGCCAGCTTGCTTAACGATGCGTTCGCGAGAATCGGTCAAAGTTTGAGCAATGCGAAGACGGCGATCGCCAGATGTTACAAAATTCTTAATACGCTCTAATTCGCCTGGGCTGAGGTAACGAGCTTCAGCGTCTGCATTCACGATGGATTTCGTGACGATACTCATCGAGGGATTCCTCCAAAAAAATTGTTACCAGATGTGTTAAAACTGGCGAGTGCCATTGGAAACTGAGTCTATCTTGCTTTTGAGTGCTTTATCAATAAGATTTCTTACTTTTTCTTAGAGAATTTCAAGCCCTCAGATATACATTTTTTTTAACAGACACAGTTACCTTCCGAAAATATTCTCCGGCATCTAGTTCACATTTTTGTGCTGTTCGTAATAGTTTGTAACATTATTTTTCATGTTTGCCCTGAAAGCCAGTCAAATCGTCCCCAAAAAAACCATGAAAAA contains:
- the apcA gene encoding allophycocyanin subunit alpha; the encoded protein is MSIVTKSIVNADAEARYLSPGELERIKNFVTSGDRRLRIAQTLTDSRERIVKQAGDQLFQKRPDVVSPGGNAYGEEMTATCLRDLDYYLRLITYGVVAGDVTPIEEIGVVGVREMYKSLGTPVDGVIEGVRGLKSAASSLLSGEDAAEAGSYFDYLIGAMQ